The sequence ACTGCGGCACACGCCAGCTGGAGCAAGCCGTGGGAATCGTGGGCGCTGTTATCATGCCGCACAACATGTACCTGCACTCTGCCTTGGTCAAGGTAAGCAGCTGTGCCGATCAACGTAGAAAGCGCGGACGGGGATGGCGCGCTGGGAGGCCCGAGACACTCGAGCGGTCACAGCCTCTGGGAGTCTGCTTTAAGCATTTACTTCGGTGGGGACGTAGCAAACCCCCCGAAGGAGGCTGGCTGGGTCCCTGGCACAGGGAAAAGCCGTGAGAGCTTTGGGACACATGTCCTTTAAGCGTGGATGTGGGACCAGAAGTGGTCTCTTGGCTAGCGCAGCCACGCTGGCAAAACAAGCCATTGCTTGTTCTGCAAATGTtggggtttgctttttcttccctgcgGCGTGTTCTCTTCCTGTCCAGTGACCCGTGTCCCGCTAATATGGTATAATTACAGATATAAGTAATATAATAGCGAATTCCTGCTTCTCAAGCCTGCTGTTGTCACCGTCTCCTTTTCAGTCCCGGCAAGTCAACCGTGCAAACAAGAGGGAAATACGAGAAGCTAATAAGTATTTCTTCATCGAGTCCTGCATCGCTCTCTTTGTCTCCTTCATCATTAACATCTTCGTTGTGACCGTCTTCGCTGAGgctttctttgaaaagacaAACGCGGATGTGGTGAGTTGGGGCCGGGACTTTGCTGGGGACTGGCTGACACCGAACCGTGGGGCTGTTAGAGCAGTAACGGGGACCGTGTGAGCAGAGGGGCGGCTCCAAGCCTTATCAGTGCCCCCGCGTCAAGCAGAGCCCGTATATTCTGTGCGTAAAGCGGGGATAAAGAACAGGGGTGCtgattatttccatttaaaccAGTCTGAAGAGGCACCCAGCACCTTGGGACCTCCAGCACCCGCTGCTCCTCGCGTGCAGCCTTTTCTGCTCGTCCTCGCCTGTCTCTCGCTGAGCAAACCCAACCTCCTGCCCCTTTGTGTCATTGCAGAACGACGTCTGCGTGAACGCCAGCAGCCCGCACTCCTCGCTCTTCCCAAACAACAACCAGACGCTGGAAGTGGATATCTACAAAGGGGTGAGTGACCCGCAGGGTGGGATGGCCTCGTCGCCGGCAGCCTGGCATCCTTGTCTGGTAGCGGCTGCTGCTTTTGGGTAAACAGGGAGCGTTGAAGGCCGCGACCTGTAAAAGGATTGCCGAAAACAGAGCTGGAGGAGGCCTCTGGGCATCCTTGAGCCCAGCCCTTTGAGCAAGCAAAATTATCTCTCCCTTTGCTAATCGTTCTGCATCTAACCTGACCCCAGAGACTCCCTGGCTATCCGTTCCCCTCTTTTATTAGCTTGGCCGTGACAAAGCTTTTCCTTGCATCCATCCTGAACCTGCTTTGTTAAAACTTCAGCCCGTGAGGTGTTGTCTTATCTGCTGCCGACGTGGGGAATGCTTTTCCCTCTCCTACAAATGGattattccttctctttcaaCTCAACGCCCGTGATTAACCTGGTCACAAGGGAATTCATCTGCTCTTTCTTGTTCCCGCTCTCAGACATGGGACTGAGCTGACGTAAGGCTGCAAATCTCTGTTCCAGGGGGTCGTTCTGGGGTGTTACTTCGGCCCTGCTGCTCTCTATATCTGGGCAATCGGGATCCTCGCTGCCGGCCAGAGCTCAACGATGACGGGGACGTACTCTGGGCAGTTCGTCATGGAGGTAATTAGGACTCTTAGCGGCTGCCTGCATCCCTGTTCTCTCTATTCCCGAGCCTTTAAAGCTCACATTCATGATTCCCCTTCCTTGGACGTGCAGCTCTTGCTGGAAGCTCCATAAAACTCCCTGATGTGCCTTTCAAACAAATCAGCTTTTAATCCTGCCCTGAGCCCCCCTCTTCCTGCTGGGCTGGAAGTCTCCTTACTGTTTTcacccagcagctgctctggtTTTTTCTGCAGGGCTTCCTGAACCTGCGGTGGTCCCGTTTTGCCCGGGTGCTGCTGACCCGCTCTATCGCCATCACCCCCACCCTCTTCGTCGCCATCTTTCAGGACGTCGAACACCTGACTGGCATGAACGACTTCTTAAATGTTCTGATGAGCCTCCAGGTGAGCAGCGGTGCCCGGTTTGGGAGGTCAGGTCTTGGAGAAAAACACCCAGCACTGAATATTGCAGCTTTTGGTGCCTAAGGgtttgcaggagcagctgagcagagcGAGTTACTGTCGGGAGATCTGTTGATCTGCTGGGGGGAGGTGGAGAGGATCAGCCAGGGTCTGAAACGACTTCCTTCTTCCACCCAGGGGAAGTCCCTTTTGACTCCCTTTACAATGGCTTTGGGGAAATGCTGTCAGACATGAGCAAGCCTTGGATGTTTGTTCATGCTGAGATAATCAGAACGGTTTCCACTCCTTatccttctgcattttcttgcttATTCCAGCTTCCGTTCGCTTTGATCCCCGTCCTGACATTCACCAGCCTGCCCAGTGTCATGAACGATTTTGCCAATGGATTGTAAGTACGAAGGGAACCGCCTCCGAGCAGGAGACGGCCTGTGGCTCACCTTGGGCACGCGCTTCGTTCCTCTCCTCGCCTCGTCACCTAGCGCGTCTCCTCCAAACGCAAGAGCGGCCCCTCCGCCTCACCCCgttttgctctggttttgctCACAGGTTCTGGAGGATCAGCGGTGGCATGCTGATCCTCCTGATCTGCAGCATTAACATGTACTTCGTGGTGGCCTATGTCATGTCCCTGAACCACATGGCTTTGTACATCGGGGCTGCGATTCTCAGCGTGATCTACCTGTCCTTTGTGGCGTATTTGGTAAGTCTGGTTCAAGCTGAGACTCCTCGTAGGCAGGATGAGCCGATGGATTGATTTCCTCACCATTATATTAACAGTCACATTCTGCAGGCATTAAACTTGGCCGCAGGGTCAGAACAGATGGGGAAGTTGAGGCTTTCGCGGCCAGATTTGCTTGAGAATGCGTTCTGTGCTGCGCCTACCAACCCACACGGCCTTTCCCCTGCTTTTTCGACCATCTCTTTAGCAATTCACCTGTTCGCTGTTCCCAAAAAGGCCTCGATTTCATGTCGCAGCAGGTGAAAGGTTGGCGGAGGCTTTGAAATAGCGCACGATTCCTCTGGACGTGTCTGTGTATTGCAGAGGTGGAAAATCATAGAATGATCAGAGGATCGcaggatggtttgggttggaagggaccttaaagtTCATCCGGCCCAAGCCCCCgccctgggcagggacagctTCCACTCGAGCAGGGTGCTCCCAGCCCCGGCCTCAagcacttccagggagggggcacccgcagcttctctgggcagcctgtgccagtgcctcacccCCTCAGCGCGgggaatttcttcctaataccTAATCTAAATCTTCCccctttagtttaaaaccctTACCCCTCGTCCTATTGCCACACCCCCggataaagagtccctccccatctttcctggaGCCCCCTTTATACACcgaaaggccgcaataaggtctctccgcagccttctcttctccaggctgaacaaccccagctctcagcctgtccttatagcagaggtgctccagccctcgcatCATTtctgtggcctcctctggacccgctccaacaggtccgtgTCCTTCTCACGTTGGGGGCCCGCgagctggacgcagtgctcCGGGGGATGTCACCAGAGCGCGGCAGAGGGGCAGGATCCcttccctcgacctgctggccacgctgctttggatgcagcccaggagacggttggcttgCTGGGCTACCAGCGCACGTTGCCGGCTCACGTCCAGTTTTTCATACCCCCGAGTCCtcctccgcagggctgctctcaatcccttcatccccagcCTGTGTCTGTGTTTGGGGTTGCCCccacccatgtgcaggaccttgcgcTTGGCcgtgttgaacttcatgaggtgCGCACGGGCCCCCCTCTCCGGCCTGTCGGGTCCCTCTGGATGGGTCCCTTCCCTCTAGAGCACCAGCCACCCCGCTCAGCTCGGCGTCATCCACAAACGTGCTGCGGGCGCACTCAGTCCCGCTCTCCATGTCCCTGACGAAGATGTTCAATAACACTGGTCCCCGTACGGaccctgggggaccccacaAGTCACCGGTCTCCACCCGGCCACCACACCGTTGACCGCAGCTCTTTGAGTGCCACCATCCGGCCAATTCCCTATCCGCCGCATGGTCCACCCGTCAGATCCACCAGTGGTGCCCGTCAGTGCTCGTTTACCTCCAACCCACACCCGTATTGCTGCACATAACAACTTATTTACCCTCAAGCAGGCGATACCGCTTAAACGAGCAGAGTCCGGCTCTCTGTAACATCCTGCAGCGTTTCTGATCGCCGGCACCTTCTCTCgttgcagagctggctgtgtcTGATTGCTCTGGGAGTCTCCTTCCTGGCCTGCGGGAGAACGGTAAGCGTCACCAGGACACTGCTCACGGAAGAGTCACCTTCTCACTCCGCTAAGTAGAGGCAGTGTCCGTACACAGCGAGTAGCCATCAGAGCCAGTGCGTTTCTATGGTTTACTGTGTGAACGTATACAAACGTATGTGCGGTTTGCACAGGGAGTACGcgtgtttaaaataataataataataatcagatGTACATATTGGGAAATGTGTTGCTGCTGAAATACTGGAAAGTCggatgttttctttgctgaacGCCTCTAATCACGCTTGTAAGGAGGAGCGTTACGCCGGGCGGGAAAACAGGAGCCGCCCGTTTTCCAGACACTAACACGTTTCGCAGCACCGTGCTGCGGACCGACTCCTCTTCCCGGCTAACCTTTGCTCCAGCCgctttttgtttttgcattaaAACCGGCAGATTCTCTCGTCCCTTAGCATTTTAATGCATGTAGCAGAAACACTGAAGCTCCGGGTAATTCCTGCTTCTGCACTGAACTGGAGAATCTAGAAAAATAAGCTAGGAAATTCAAAATGCACCTTTTGGGCGATGTTTGAAggatgctcctgctgctgacaCGAGGCAAAGTGCAACACAGTGACACTACGTCCAGAGTCTACCTCTGCGGTCAGATTGCGGCTGCCGTTCACGCTCTGACTGGAtttgagtttggttttgttttcacttgaaaataCTTCTAATTTGGAGTGGGGCTGAACGCCATGCGCAGCTTCCACAGGGGTGGAATGCCCTAAGGACGGGAAACCTCAGCATTAGtattgtgttttggtttttttttttacttgcccGGGTGTGATTTTGGTGGTCAGCAAAGGAAACACGTTTTAATGTTTATGGTTATTTATGGTTTTGTGAGTTTATTCCCTATATATGTGATTAATGGAAACACTCTTTGTAGTTCTCAAAAATCCCTCTTTTATGGCTCAGAATGTCACATTGCAGAGGATGCCGATAGCCTTCTCCAGGGGGGTCACCACTATAACACCGCTTCAGGTTTTCATTTACCGATCCTGCTTGGCTCTGCTTTAAATTCACTACAAAACCTGTCTCCTTGCCCTTCTCGTTAGCATTTAGTGAGCGTCAGTTACCTTTTCGGGAGAAGCCTTCACCTGGAAGGCGACCTGAGTCTGAATTATGATAGAGAGAACGGTACGTTTTGCTTCTGCGATTAGAAAAGGTCGTCCGTCGATTCTCCCAGCGTCAGATGAATTTCGAGGTTACGTCCCGCGTGGCAGGGTGGGTTTAGATGTCTCGATCGTGAAAATCCCGTGTCGGAAGCTGTAAAACCGGGGGTTTATTTAGCGAGGTTTCTCTTCTCCGACCATCTGGAAGCCGTGGCTGGCTGGCACGGTTAAGGCACAGCTCcacaaaggggtttttttggtaccAAAATGCTTTTGTGGATCTGAAAGACCACGTGCGGGTGGGTGGCTGTGTTGCAAACAACCTCTGCTTGTAGCTGCCCCCGCTGACTCAGAACCGAGCCCAGGCTGATTCGGTGCCTGCGGTGAGGGCTCAGGACCGGGCTCTGCCCGTGCTGCCGCTGGTGCTTTGCAACCTTCCTCCTCCAGAGCAGCGAACACGGCTTTCTTAAACGCGGTTTATTTTGGAGAGTTGGGTCAGGACTGCCCAGTGCAGGGTCGTCAGCGGTTGGGCTCCAGCCCTCATCGCTAACGAGGTTTTCTCAGGAAATCCATCGCCTTCCTCGGCGTTTCTCGTGTGCCCTCTAGTCCCAGGCAGagaatttctctctgaaataaaagccCCGCGGCTTTCAAAGCCTCAGAGAGACGATCTGCAGGCGGCGCGGTTTTGAGTTTGGTTTTGACTGTGATTGCTTTTCTTGCACGGACAAACCCCAGGCGTGCCGTGCCGCTCGCCCGCTCGCGTGGAGCTCGTCTGACTGCGAGCAGGAGGTGAACGGCCCCGTCAGGGGCTGCACGCTCACGTTTTGAGCTCTCAGTGCTGTTTTAGCCAGGGCTGCCTGCGTTTTTGGGGAATTTCATGATGCCAGTGACACATTTCTTAGACGCAGGTGACAAAACTCAAACGCACAGCGTGAAAACTCCATTTTAATTACAGGCAGGATCGTTTCCGCTATTCCTGCCCTTTACCAAAGCAGCTGAACTTCGCTTGCTCCCCCCCCTCGAACTGAGCAAGCGTGAAAACACAGCGTATTTctagttttcaaattattagtttaaaaattCCAGCAGGATTTAACCCCTGTCTTGTAACGCTTGTAGGTTTTATACCTATTTCCACGAGCAAAAAGCTGGCGTGTGCATTGTAAGTGGGAACTGGCGGGGGGTTGTTGGACCGGAGGCGTGTTTGTGGCCAGCCGTCCTCGGCCGACGGGCTCTGTAATCCCGCTGTATCGATCCCTCCGATTTTCCTGTATTTGGGGTTTCTCGCTTGTAAGGTGCCAGAGGAGattctcctggctgctctgctgaaatAATAACTTTAAGACGGTAGCTCTGCGGCGGAGCCTCCGGATCGAGTTCTCATTCTTGGCTTCTGCTCCTCGtgaaactgattttatttttttttttttcccccgcctGTATCTGCCTTTGAACTGGTTTGTACAAACTACCTTTTCGATTAAAAGACAGATACTTTTTCAACTTGGCTtcttgggtctttttttttggggggttgctCTGAATCGCTAGCGATACCTGGCTATAAAGGAGACCCCCGACGGCTCCGATGCCGGCAGGACGAGCTCCCGGAGGGGCAGGCAGTGCCGTGCCGGCACGTTCCCCATCCCCGCGGGATCCAGACCCTCCGGCCTCTGTTGTATTTGCTCCTGGCTTCCCCGTGAGCACGCAGCAGGTCCGCTGCAACCGTGTCCTCCACCGAGAGAGCGAAGGATCAGGTCGCCGTGAGCCGAGCGGTGCCTTCCCCGCCGGGATTGCGTTGGTGGGATCCAGGACGCGGCGCACgcatcctgccctgctcttACTTTATCGGCTTTTCCGCCCCCGGCAGTGCGTTGCTCCTGTCTGCTCCTCGGCCAAGCTGTCAgctgcactgcaaaaaaaatattttactgttttttataCTCCCCGGAGCCTTTCCTTTAGCCGCAGCCAAGCCCGAGTGTAGGTACAGACCTGTTTATTTGGAACAGAGATAAGCTAGCCTAACCCGGTGGGTTCGTAAGACGGGAGGTCGGAGGGACGAGCTAATTGTCTCTCGTGGCCTAAAAATCTTCGGGGAAAATGCTGGTAGAGGCGGAAGTTGCCGCCTCGCTGCGTCCCCCCGCTCCTCGAACGCCGGCTCCTCAGCCGGAGGCTGGAAGTCGGTGTTGCTCCGAGACCTGCggtcttcccttcccttcccaccccagcgAGCTTCCCGCTCCCGTGGGAAGGAGCCGGGCGCTGCGAGTGCCTCGTGTCTCTCTCTCGGGGTATTTGATTCGTATTTTATGACTCTGTAAGCCTGCCGCGGGGCTCGGGGGAAGGAAAGCCTTTAGGGTTTGTTTCTATCTGGTGAGGAACGCGCACGGTAAGTCTCGCTCTGTTAAACCCTTGCGCCCGCCGCCTTGATTTGCGGCGGCCAAGGGATGTTCTCCGGTCACGCTCACCTCTGGGAGGAGGCGGACGACCACCCTGCAACATGTTCTCTTAATTAACCAACCTGTGTAATCAGTTAGTGCTAATTAAGGCTCATCAACCCCAAAATTTCATTCAAATTGAGAAGggaattaatttaaatcaaCAGAAGGGATGCTCTATGGAAGAGGACGGCTGTTCTAGAGCATCACCGTGGGTGGATCCCATACAGTGGGTCGATTTACTAATAAATGGAAGTAATATTCACGCTGCATCAAGTTCTGTCTGCTTAATAACCCCTAATTAACGAAGGCATGGCACAAGCTGATGCTGGTAGCGATGGTCGGCACGGCGCGGCAGCAGAACGGTCGCCTCGGCTTCGTCCGAGCACGGCGTCGCTTTCCCTTGGCAATCAGCTGCACGCGGCCTCGGTGATTCCAGCGATGCTCCCTGCGCGTTAATTAAGCGCTCGCAATTAATTCCCTAGCACCGTCACCCGCCTCGCCAAATTTCAGAAGAGCtcaaatattgatttattttaactgttacGTGAAAAACTTGCTTTCGTGCTGCTTTGGTTTGACTACCTCAGAACAGAAAACCGAGAAACCCCAAACCTGCGGATTCTGCAGGTGGAAACGTGCCGGCGAGCGGGACGGGATCGGAGGAGCCGCCCTCCCGGCGCGGTGACGCCCCGTGGGTCCCCGGGGAGCTGCTGTCCTCGTCCTGGCTGGTCCCGTCCTCGCCGGGGACGCGGGGCCGTGCCTGCACGGGGGATGGAGGCTCTTCTGCGTCCCCCTGCTCGCTGCTGGCACTGCGGCTTTTGGGTTTAACCAAAAAACCTCTAAAGCTGAGCTTGAACTCACGCACGAGTCTCTGGTTGGAGCATCTTGTTCTTGTTGGGCTTCGTTAAACCCTGCTTGACTCGGGCTTCGTTAAACCCTGCTCAGCCTGGGCTTTGTTAAACCGGGCTCGACTCAGGCTTTTCCCAGCTCTAACTCTCGtccttcccctcttccagcGTCACCTGGGATTCGCCGCTCGCCCCGAACTCTTCCTCCTCAACAACGTCGACGCAGACGCGCTCGTCACCAGATGATTCTGGCCACCGCGGTTGTAAGGGTAGAACTGGTTTTAACAGAAACCCTTCTTGTGCCGCAGAAAACTCTCCCCCATCACTCGAGCTTAGCACAGAACCAGGCACGCGGTTGGGGACCGGGAGCGGAGCCCGGGATTTCTTCCGGGGAGGACGGCGGGATCCGACCGTCCCGTGAGCGGCGAGAAGAGCTGCGGAGCCGGCGCCTCGCACCGGCCGCGGGGGAAGATCCTGGGTCCAAACCACAACATCGCCGATCTTGGGGGCTTGCTTTTAGGTACCTCAAGAAGTTtttcgccttttttttttttttttccccccccaaataGCTGATCTGATCTGGGAAGGGATTCGTTGAtatcttcctgattttttttcctaatttggGGAAAATTCCAGGCTCGGAAAACTGAGCAGGGGCAGAGTTTCATTACTCGTGATTATATAGAAGGGCTGCACTCAGATTAGGAGGAATGGGAGAAACCGCGGTGAGAAGCCACCGAGGGACCCGGGTTTCGTGGCCAGCGGGGCGATCCCCCGTCCCACCAGGTAATTACGGCTGGGTTTGCCATAAAGCCTGGCCGCACCCGCCCTCCTCCCCGTGGAGATCTCCCCCTCAAGACGGCGGCCGCTTCTCCTTCCCACGGGCGTTCTTCCCAGCCCGGAGCCGACTGGGGCCGGTATCTACCTCTGCGCAGGCAGCAGCGAAGCTGCTATTTTCAGACCTTCAgttaaaaagctgaatttgcCTGCCAGGCTCTGTCCTGCACCAGCCTTTCGCCCAGTAAAAGCTGGGCAGGGTCTGCACACGTGGGACGGAGCCGTTTTCCCAGCGTTTCAAGAAGTTTTGGGTGCTGCCAGGACCCTCCCAGACCCCAAAACCGATCCTCAGACGGAGTTTAAGGTCGGCAGCCTCTAATGGCGATGCGCTTTTTATCCCTCCCCACTCCTCTCGCTTTTATTCTGGTTGATTTGTTTTGAGCCCCAGGTGGAAGGTGGTTTTAGATGTCAGATCTTGCCTTTCCTTTAATTAAATCTTCTGGCttaattaaatctttttcccaattaaagCCTTTTTCACTTCTATGTACTCGGTCCCAACTTTATCCAACGCACCGACTACGCCGCGGCTCGTGAAGAATGCGACAGAGAGCCAGgcttttccagtaaaaaatTCAATTTAACCTTTTCTGTTCAGCTTTCAGCCcgttttagaaataaaagtgatGTTCCCGGTCCCTTTTCCTGGAGGAATTCATTATATTCCCAATTTTTCCATACTCACATTGCACTGTTGGCACTCGATAGCGTAGCTGCTGTATTTAAGGTAAGTAAATATACGCTATATGGGGCGGGTAAGTCCTAAATACCCCGCGGATGCTCGGAGATGCCAGGATCTGCTCTCGGATTTGTGGGGAATTTCGATCCACGGGATTTCTTTTTGGTGGCTGCACTGGGGGAATTCGCTTTGAAAGTAAACGAAGCTTAATTCAGTTAGCATCACTTGATGAGGGTGCCCCGGCTGGAGGCTGAGCCGGGCTTAACGAAGCCAGGGGTTTAACGCGTCTTGTTGAAGC comes from Ciconia boyciana chromosome 27, ASM3463844v1, whole genome shotgun sequence and encodes:
- the SLC11A2 gene encoding natural resistance-associated macrophage protein 2 isoform X1, with the translated sequence MSLPSCLKPPRERSRNAMPKKYTLKQSSPGCELANVANLNQFPGRWKGFTMGNSDTDQKASYEDASGEHGEVISTISSSMNPLQPPDTSSEEPFTTYFDSKIPIPEDETHSCFSFRKLWAFTGPGFLMSIAYLDPGNIESDLQSGAVAGFKLLWVLMLATIIGLLLQRLAARLGVVTGLHLAEVCNRQYQKVPRIILWLMVELAIIGSDMQEVIGSAIAINLLSVGKIPLWGGVLITIADTFVFLFLDKYGLRKLEAFFGFLITIMAVTFGYEYVTVKPNQEKLLKGLFIPYCRNCGTRQLEQAVGIVGAVIMPHNMYLHSALVKSRQVNRANKREIREANKYFFIESCIALFVSFIINIFVVTVFAEAFFEKTNADVNDVCVNASSPHSSLFPNNNQTLEVDIYKGGVVLGCYFGPAALYIWAIGILAAGQSSTMTGTYSGQFVMEGFLNLRWSRFARVLLTRSIAITPTLFVAIFQDVEHLTGMNDFLNVLMSLQLPFALIPVLTFTSLPSVMNDFANGLFWRISGGMLILLICSINMYFVVAYVMSLNHMALYIGAAILSVIYLSFVAYLSWLCLIALGVSFLACGRTRHLGFAARPELFLLNNVDADALVTR
- the SLC11A2 gene encoding natural resistance-associated macrophage protein 2 isoform X2, whose product is MGNSDTDQKASYEDASGEHGEVISTISSSMNPLQPPDTSSEEPFTTYFDSKIPIPEDETHSCFSFRKLWAFTGPGFLMSIAYLDPGNIESDLQSGAVAGFKLLWVLMLATIIGLLLQRLAARLGVVTGLHLAEVCNRQYQKVPRIILWLMVELAIIGSDMQEVIGSAIAINLLSVGKIPLWGGVLITIADTFVFLFLDKYGLRKLEAFFGFLITIMAVTFGYEYVTVKPNQEKLLKGLFIPYCRNCGTRQLEQAVGIVGAVIMPHNMYLHSALVKSRQVNRANKREIREANKYFFIESCIALFVSFIINIFVVTVFAEAFFEKTNADVNDVCVNASSPHSSLFPNNNQTLEVDIYKGGVVLGCYFGPAALYIWAIGILAAGQSSTMTGTYSGQFVMEGFLNLRWSRFARVLLTRSIAITPTLFVAIFQDVEHLTGMNDFLNVLMSLQLPFALIPVLTFTSLPSVMNDFANGLFWRISGGMLILLICSINMYFVVAYVMSLNHMALYIGAAILSVIYLSFVAYLSWLCLIALGVSFLACGRTRHLGFAARPELFLLNNVDADALVTR